One region of Edaphobacter bradus genomic DNA includes:
- the nuoF gene encoding NADH-quinone oxidoreductase subunit NuoF: MDKPLTGNFRADKEAVSLAEYERSGGYQGLRKAMLMAPAEVIELVKRSNLRGRGGAGFPTGMKWSFVPLGKDAPHPKYLVANADEMEPGTFKDRALMERDPHQLIEGMIVAAYAIEADIGYIFLRGEYECSYERLARAIAEAQASNYLGRNILGSGYNLAIHLHASAGRYICGEETALLNALEGKRAHPRTKPPFPQISGLWGKPTVVQNVETLCNVHHIVNHGTDWFRGLSRTQDGGTKLYGASGKVKRPGLWELPMGTPLREILEEHAGGMRNGLHFRGVLPGGASTDFLVEEHLDTPMDYEHVQRAGSRLGTGTMIVLDDQTCPVGMVWNLEHFFAQESCGWCTPCWSGLAWTEKILYAMEQGKGSARDLETLTFQTKFLAPGNTFCALAPGAVEPLQSALKYFADDFRRHVDEQRCPWRR; this comes from the coding sequence ATGGATAAACCTCTGACTGGGAACTTTCGAGCCGATAAAGAGGCAGTAAGCCTTGCAGAGTACGAACGCAGCGGAGGCTATCAAGGTCTTCGCAAAGCAATGCTCATGGCGCCGGCAGAAGTGATTGAACTAGTGAAGAGGTCCAATCTTCGCGGACGGGGAGGCGCGGGCTTTCCCACCGGCATGAAGTGGAGCTTTGTACCTTTGGGAAAAGACGCACCGCATCCAAAGTATCTGGTTGCAAACGCCGACGAGATGGAGCCCGGTACGTTCAAAGATCGCGCGCTGATGGAACGCGATCCACATCAGTTGATCGAGGGCATGATCGTCGCGGCTTATGCGATTGAGGCCGACATCGGTTATATATTTCTGCGGGGGGAGTACGAGTGCTCCTACGAACGTCTTGCCCGAGCAATCGCCGAAGCGCAAGCAAGCAATTACCTCGGACGCAACATTCTCGGGTCAGGCTATAACCTCGCGATCCACCTTCATGCCAGCGCAGGCCGCTACATCTGCGGTGAGGAGACCGCGCTGCTCAACGCGCTCGAAGGCAAGCGGGCACACCCGAGAACGAAGCCACCGTTTCCGCAGATTTCAGGGCTCTGGGGAAAGCCGACCGTCGTCCAGAACGTAGAGACGCTCTGCAATGTTCATCACATCGTGAACCACGGGACCGACTGGTTCCGTGGCCTGAGCCGGACCCAGGACGGTGGCACGAAGCTCTACGGTGCCAGTGGCAAGGTCAAGAGGCCGGGGCTTTGGGAACTTCCAATGGGTACACCGCTGCGGGAGATCTTGGAGGAACACGCAGGAGGAATGCGTAACGGCCTGCACTTCCGCGGGGTCCTGCCTGGCGGAGCATCGACTGATTTTCTGGTGGAGGAACATCTAGACACGCCCATGGACTACGAACACGTGCAGAGAGCGGGAAGCCGCCTGGGCACCGGAACCATGATTGTGCTGGATGACCAGACGTGTCCCGTCGGCATGGTGTGGAACCTCGAGCACTTCTTTGCACAGGAATCCTGCGGCTGGTGCACGCCGTGCTGGAGCGGGCTCGCGTGGACGGAAAAGATTCTGTACGCGATGGAGCAAGGCAAGGGAAGCGCACGCGATCTCGAAACACTGACATTTCAGACGAAGTTCCTTGCTCCCGGCAACACATTCTGCGCGCTTGCTCCCGGAGCAGTGGAACCGCTTCAGAGCGCATTGAAGTACTTCGCCGACGATTTTCGGCGGCACGTCGATGAACAGCGGTGTCCGTGGAGGAGATGA
- the nuoE gene encoding NADH-quinone oxidoreductase subunit NuoE: MLTTEERREIETKLGDYPNKQAMSIESMLIVQRNRGWVSEESLRDISELLGLSVADLDGVATFYNLIRRKPVGRHVALVCDSVSCWIMGCDRVRDRLCSSLGTTLGGTTADGRFTLLPIVCLGACDHAPAVMIDGKLYEDVDERRIEEVVAQYE; the protein is encoded by the coding sequence ATGCTGACTACTGAGGAACGAAGAGAGATCGAGACGAAGCTTGGCGACTATCCGAACAAGCAGGCCATGAGCATCGAGTCCATGCTGATCGTCCAGCGAAATCGCGGGTGGGTCTCGGAGGAAAGCCTGCGAGACATTTCGGAGCTTCTTGGACTTTCCGTTGCCGACCTGGATGGTGTCGCGACGTTCTACAACCTGATCCGACGCAAACCTGTCGGACGACATGTGGCACTAGTCTGCGACAGCGTCTCCTGCTGGATCATGGGCTGCGATCGTGTGCGCGATCGTCTTTGCAGCAGCCTGGGTACAACGCTCGGCGGCACGACAGCAGACGGACGGTTCACCCTTTTGCCTATTGTTTGTCTGGGCGCGTGCGATCACGCACCCGCTGTGATGATCGACGGCAAGTTGTACGAAGATGTTGACGAGCGGCGGATCGAGGAAGTCGTAGCGCAGTACGAGTAG